A stretch of DNA from Campylobacter gracilis:
AAGCCGAGATAGCGCCGTTTTTGGCAAATTTAAGCGAGGACGAGTTTGAGAGCGTGAGCGAAAAGATATCGCGCGCGGATAGCGACGCGTTAGCGCGCGATCTGGGCTCGCTCGGGTTTTGGTTCATCGATGGCTTCGTCGATTACGCGGAGGCGTTTGATTGCGTCTTGCTGCACGAGATCAAAAAGGATGAAATTTTTTCCGAGCGCAATTTGGATTTTTTAGACGCGATCGAGGTACTGCCTGCGGCGCGTAAATTTAAAGACCTCACCGTGACGCCGTCGCAGGAATTTTTTGAATTCCACCGCAGCGAGGCTATCACGCTCATCGCGCGAAACGACGCTCTGCTAGCGCCGTTTGATCTCGGCGGATTTAGCAATATCGAAATTTTACGCGAGGATTTCGTCGTAAATTTAATAAGTGCCGAGCGGATCATCCTTTCGCTAAACAAAGCGGCGCCTAAAAAGCGCGTGCGAAGATCGAGCCTAGCTCTGGATGAGCTAAACGTGGGCGATTTTGTCGTGCACGAAGATCACGGTATCGCTAAATTTAACGGGCTCGAGCTCATCGAGGTGATGGGACACAGCAAGGAGTTCGTATCCCTGCTCTACGAGGGCGGCGACAAGCTGCTGCTGCCGGTCGAGTATCTAAACAAGATCGATCGCTACGTCGCAAGCGGCGGCGCGGTAAGCTTGGATCATCTGGGCAGAGCGAGCTTTTCAAAAATCAAAGAGCGAGTGCGCGAAAAGCTCTTTGCGATCGCTTCAAATATCATCGCGCTGGCTGCCAAGCGCGAGCTGGTGCGAGGGCTCGTCATCAAAAACGAAAGCGCGGATTATGCGAAATTTTTAAGCGCAAGCGGCTTTAGCTACACGAGCGATCAGCAAAAGGCGGTGGGCGCGATTTTAGCGGATCTGCAAAGCGGCAAGGTGATGGATCGCCTACTTAGCGGCGACGTGGGCTTTGGAAAGACCGAGGTTGCGATGAATGCGATTTTTGCCTGCATCCGTAGCGGCCATTCGGTGCTGTTTTTCGTACCCACTACGCTGCTTAGCTCACAGCATTACGCTACGCTTAGCGAGCGCTTTAGGGAGTTTGAAATTCCCGTTTTCAAGCTCGATCGCTTTAGCAGCGCGAGGCAAAAGAGTGAAATTTTAAAGCGCCTGCAAAGCGGCGAGGCGATCGTCGTGGTCGGCACGCACTCACTTTTAAATTTAAATCCCGCAAATTTAGGGCTTATAATCATCGATGAGGAGCATAAATTCGGCGTTAAGCAAAAGGAGCGGCTCAAAGAGAAAAGCGCCGCCTCGCACCTGCTTAGTATGTCCGCGACGCCGATACCGCGCAGCCTAAATATGGCGCTAAGCTCGATTAAAAGCTACTCCACGCTGCTTAGCCCGCCGCAGGACCGCCTGGACGTGCGCACCTTCGTCAAGCAGTGGGACGAAAAGATCGTAAAAGAGGCGATCTCGCGCGAGCTGCGACGCGGCGGGCAGATTTTTTACGTCCATAACCACATCGCGACGATGCAAAGCGCCAAAAAGAAGCTGCTTGAAATTTTGCCGAGCCTTAAAATTTTAATTCTACACTCCAAGATCGATGCTAAGACGACGGAGGATGAAATTCTAAAATTTGTGGCGGGTGGATACGATCTGCTGCTTTGCACCAGCATCGTAGAAAGCGGCATTCATATGCCGCGCGTAAATACAATCATCGTCGAAAACGCTGATAAATTCGGTATCGCCGATCTGCACCAGCTGCGCGGTCGC
This window harbors:
- a CDS encoding DEAD/DEAH box helicase, with the translated sequence MQAEVYEYFLQNQKELLICEDDKEAAACEQVLKFMGYAAFCLPDFRASFGEDLRSYMGELAGISTALSAFYKASGKKILISPVRTILNKLPAASHLRPLNIKFGSELNLGGLKEEILRLGYDVRDIVESVGEVSFRGEIVDIFSVGSESAVRILLEGETVESIRRFDVATQKSEKDELAQAEIAPFLANLSEDEFESVSEKISRADSDALARDLGSLGFWFIDGFVDYAEAFDCVLLHEIKKDEIFSERNLDFLDAIEVLPAARKFKDLTVTPSQEFFEFHRSEAITLIARNDALLAPFDLGGFSNIEILREDFVVNLISAERIILSLNKAAPKKRVRRSSLALDELNVGDFVVHEDHGIAKFNGLELIEVMGHSKEFVSLLYEGGDKLLLPVEYLNKIDRYVASGGAVSLDHLGRASFSKIKERVREKLFAIASNIIALAAKRELVRGLVIKNESADYAKFLSASGFSYTSDQQKAVGAILADLQSGKVMDRLLSGDVGFGKTEVAMNAIFACIRSGHSVLFFVPTTLLSSQHYATLSERFREFEIPVFKLDRFSSARQKSEILKRLQSGEAIVVVGTHSLLNLNPANLGLIIIDEEHKFGVKQKERLKEKSAASHLLSMSATPIPRSLNMALSSIKSYSTLLSPPQDRLDVRTFVKQWDEKIVKEAISRELRRGGQIFYVHNHIATMQSAKKKLLEILPSLKILILHSKIDAKTTEDEILKFVAGGYDLLLCTSIVESGIHMPRVNTIIVENADKFGIADLHQLRGRVGRSNKQGFCYFLIEDKTALTQDALKRLVALESNSFLGSGSVLAYHDLEIRGGGNLLGEAQSGHIEAIGYSLYLKMLEEEIGKLLSRKSAAASVELKISVNAFLNSEFIREDRLRLDLYRRLSKCAEASEVLEIFGEIEDRFGRADIYTKQFIDVMMIKVLATKLGLRVISSMDENILITLANGDKVRLKAQTRDDDDVINEILIYLRRELKNANLR